In Leptidea sinapis chromosome 28, ilLepSina1.1, whole genome shotgun sequence, a single genomic region encodes these proteins:
- the LOC126973183 gene encoding uncharacterized protein LOC126973183: MNEGMDYEIEYLDEDAELVQQCVQPMEDNNILNKIATDDSTLLIEVAERPKRIKRKFVEEDSDYDPTEDKIIPKYRYKKKSNTSTPALLPKFRKHIPTTPKSKTERKDPSDLNTRRKLDIRIPDYEDPLCMPVRAFNKDLSDLKRLRTWNSLCLKHFGYHDIPFRADNKESVSSSRTVVLRNLFNKMTGKAETTLWSKVLVSNEEGLKKSEIIQTVLPKFREKETLSNVVLLRSKINTVHMRDEVILTKEQNNEEDTLVVYKVSKALAMLYKTFAVPGMEEDMMRNYLREVAVTKMCVYCYQTSSRNHNQKNNGNMKCSVCGRVCLSVYNLLAHLRSHDDATVRKHINSISSTLAQAVEYHYRCRVCQQKSPTITQLRNHIKTHKISEVFHCEIGNHLTS, encoded by the exons ATGAATGAAGGCATGGATTATGAAATAGAGTATCTGGATGAAGACGCCGAATTAGTTCAGCAATGTGTGCAGCCAATggaagacaataatatattaaataaaatagccaCCGATGATTCTACTTTGCTTATTGAAGTAGCTGAAAGACCGAAACGAATTAAACGTAAATTTGTTGAAGAAGACTCTGATTATGATCCTACAGaagataaaataataccaaAGTATCGTTATAAGAAGAAATCTAATACGAGTACACCTGCTTTATTACCAAAATTTAGAAAACACATTCCTACAACACCAAAATCCAAAACAGAAAGAAAAGATCCTAGTGACTTAAACACTCGCAGGAAACTAGATATTAGAATACCTGATTATGAAGATCCACTATGCATGCCTGTCCGTGcatttaataaagatttatcTGATCTTAAAAGATTGAGGACTTGGAATAGTCTGTGTTTGAAACATTTTGGATATCACGATATACCCTTTAGGGCAGATAATAAGGAGTCGGTGAGTTCTTCAAGGACAGTTGTTCTTCGtaatttattcaacaaaatgaCAG gCAAGGCTGAGACAACTTTGTGGAGTAAAGTATTAGTGAGTAATGAAGAAGGATTAAAAAAATCAGAGATTATCCAGACTGTTCTGCCAAAATTCAGGGAGAAGGAGACTCTTAGTAATGTGGTTTTGTTGCGCAGTAAAATAAATACTGTCCATATGAGAGATGAAGTAATATTGACAAAGGAACAAAATAATGAAGAAGATACATTAGTTGTGTATAAAGTGAGCAAAGCTCTGGCAATGCTATATAAAACATTTGCTGT gCCTGGTATGGAAGAAGATATGATGAGAAACTACTTAAGAGAGGTTGCTGTGACTAAGATGTGTGTGTACTGTTACCAGACGTCATCAAGGAATCATAATCAGAAGAATAATG GAAACATGAAGTGCTCCGTGTGCGGTAGGGTTTGTCTCAGTGTCTACAACCTTCTGGCTCATCTCCGCTCTCACGATGACGCGACCGTGAGGAAGCATATCAACAGTATATCCTCAACACTTGCTCAG GCTGTGGAGTATCACTACAGGTGTCGAGTCTGCCAGCAGAAGTCACCCACCATCACGCAATTGCGAAACCACATTAAGACTCAtaaaa TTTCCGAAGTATTTCACTGCGAGATTGGGAACCACCTGACTTCATAG